AAAATGGGATAATGGAGAGACTTGTGTTAATGGGAACTTTAGAACAACAATTAGTGAAGATACTTTTGAACATTTTGTAGCACAAGCCTTAAAATCAGAACTTAAAGTTAAAAAAAATAAAGGAGAATTGGATTTAGAGCGTCCCAATTTAGAATTGAAATTTATACGCGCATTCAGGCAATATTCTAGTGTTGAGCTTCCTAGCATGCTTTTTAAAATAGAAGATTTAAGATTTAAAATTGATTCTTTAAGTAAAGAGTGTAATAAAAAAAGTTAAAAATGTGTTAATGAAAATATTGAATCTTTGAAAAATGAGCTTAATGATTTTGTAAAAGAGTGTTCAATAAGAGAAATGGAACTTTACTATGAATGTATGAAAAGACTTGCTGCTGCTCATGAAGTTGAGAGTAAAGGTAACTACAAAAGTAGCAAAGGGTACAAGTGAACTTTAATCAAACAAAATTTTTACAATACTTCAAAAGCAATATAAAAATCAGTTTGGAGTTGACATATCTCAATTTGTAAAGTTATCAAATTCTGTAGTTAATTTTGCTTAATTTGAACAAAAATATTTAACCTCAAAACAAAAGAATGTAATAAGAAGTATTCAAAAGAATAATGAAAAGAAAATTATATTTAGTGGTAGGGTAGCTAGTGGCAAAACGTATCTTGCATTTTATCTTTTTATAAAAAGCTTAATTGAAAATAAAAAGTTATATTCTAATGATACAAATAATTTTATTATAAGCAATTCGCAGCGTTCAGTTGAGGTTAATGTTTTAGAACAATTTGAAAAACTATTTAAACTTCTTAATATTTCCTATGTGCCAAGACATACAAATAATTCATATATTCTCATTTATTTGCTCCGTATTAATTTATATGGAGGAGATAAGGCAAGTGATTTTGAAAGATTTAGGGGTAGTAATTCAGCGCTCATTTTTGTTAATGAGGCTACTAACTTTACACAAGCAAGCTTTAGAGGAGGTTTTAAAAAGGCTTAGGTGCGGACAAGAAACCATTATTTTTGACCACTAATCTGGACCATCCAGAGCGTTATTTCAAAACCGATTATATTGATAATACAGTGACTTTTAAGACATATAAGTTTACAACTTATGACAATGTTCTTCTTAGTAAAGGATATATCGAAACTCAAGAAAAACTCTATAAAGATATACTAACATATAAAACAAGATTTTTGTTGGGGGAATGGATAGCAAGTGGCGACTCAATTTTTACACAGATTAATATTACTGAGGATTATGTGTGTACTAGCCCAATAACATATCTTGATCCAGCATTTAGTATTGGAGGAGACAATACTGCTTTATGTGTTATGGAGAGAATTGATGATAAGTATTATGCTTTTGTATTTCAAGACCAACGCCCAGCTAATGATCCTTATATTAAGAATATGGTCAAGACTGTTTTAGAAAATTTTAATGTACACACACTTTATTTAGAAAATAGGGATAACACCAAAGGTGCTGGTGGATTGACTCGTGAATACGTAATACTTAGGAGCAATATGAGTCAACATTTTTTAGAAATTACATTGAAAATGTAGCTGAAGGCTCTCTCAATAACGAACTTATTTTTGAGAGTATTAGTCGCAATGTTGGTGAGTTTGAATTTTCTAGGCTAAAGAGGCAGCATTAAGAATGCCTTGTTTGCTTGCATTATAAGCTACCGGTTTCATGGAATTGAATATGTTTTAGTAAAAACTAAAAATAGGCTATTAGATCTTGAAGCCCCCTGTAATATAGAGTTACCTATTGGATTTGAATACCTTGATTGTGAATCTGTGAGAGATTTGGGAATTGACTTTGTTTATATAACTTACAGAGTAAAAACCAATAATAAGGGCAATTCTTATGACACTATTAAAATACATAAAGGCCGACTCATAATATATGAAAACTTCGATTTTATTTTAAAAAGACATGTTCCGTGTTATACGTAAAGTTTCTTGCTAGATATTTATTTATTTAATAAAATATACATTGAAATAGAAAGGCGTATTGAAAACCATAATTTTTTATTTTACAAAGACGGCTCTTTAGTTCAACTACAAGATGCTCTATCTAGCGCAGCAACTTCTTTAAGCGCACTTACTAAGAGTAGTAATAATGATAAAGGAAATGGTATTTTATCTTCTTTTTTTAAGAAAACAGAATTCACGCCATCACAATAAAGATATTTCTAACTTACGCAGTCTTAATGATTCATTCCCTCATGGGCTTGCTAGGCTTAAAAGCAATCTTAACCATAAGGTAATGTTTTGCCCCGCTACTCCGAATGCTAGTTTGGAAGTTGTGAAGTATGATCTTAGCTATTTAAAGGAGGCATTAGCTTTAATTAAGGCGAAAATCGATACTGATGCCAAAGAGTCATTAACTAGAAGTTTTAATGAGCAGGCCAAAGGACTTGGAAATGATGGTAAAGGCTATAGGAGCAATTATTATGATTTTCTAAAAGGGGTGCAAGAAGCAATAGAATCTGTATTTCTCAATCGCAATATCATTAATATGTGAGAGTCTATGTTTAAGATGAAAAAGATCGCCTTAAAATTATTGACAAAGACATTCATGCCTCAACACCAAAAGGATTTATTGACAAATTAAAAGGAGTATATGTTTATAACGTAATAGCTGATATTGGTACAGGCTTAAAGGGATATGAATGCTATATGATATTTACTAATTATAAAAAAGGAGGGGGGGGAATATACATTACGAGGCATTAGAAGATTATGGACTTGAGTTTATCCCACAACAAGAAATTACTTTAGGCCCCACACTCAAAATAAATCTTATATTTTGGAACGCCAAAACATTTTACACGCATAAGTTAAATGTTGGCGATAAAGTTTCATTTATTGATGGACTAGGGAAAATAATAAAAACCACAATAAAAGAAAAAAGCGCACAACTTAGTAACACAGGAGAGTGTTCATTGATACTGAAGTTAGAGGATAATTCTAATAAAATACGTAAAAAGTAAAGAGGGCTAGAATGGGTGAAGACTATGAAATTTACATTATGGCCAGGCATTGGCACAAAGAAGACATAAAAATTTGGATTTATTCAAACATTTCCATAATTCGAATTGGTACTATAAAGGAGTTTAAACAACAAACTCAAGAAGCTATAGTGGCAATACCCAAATTTGAAGATTTAGAAATTCACACAAAAAATATCTCTAATATCAGTTTAGAACTATCAAAAGGTGATATCGTTTTATTACTTCAATCAAGTGTTAATATTTTTGATAAAAATAACGATATTCACTTTGACAAACATCATTTTTATATACTTAGTGCAATTAGCCCGAAGACTTTAAATCTAATTTCAGATACTGTTAAAATAAAAACAAATAATACAATTGAAATAGCTAATCAAACAACTAACTTAAAAAAATTCTAGATAGTATTGTAGACTCTATCAATGGCATATCTATCATAGGAGACTCAACTATAAACTATGCAAGCTTAAGATCAGCAATCTCTAAAATTACTGCTGATATCAACAGTTTATTTAAGTAATTTTTGCTAAATATGATATAATTTCAATATGAATTTAAGATTCGGTAATAATTTTGAATTAGTATTTAATAATAATATATCACTTGTTGAAGGAATTGACTAGCAAAAACAAAAATTGTTTATATTCTTAAAACTCTTAAAGGGGATTTTAAGCTATGTTCCTAATTGGAGACTAGACTACTTCTTGCTTTTGAAACTTTTAAAAATTAATAATCTTCAAGCTGTAAAAAACTATTTTCATGAAATATCTAAAAAGCCTAATTTAGATTTAAGTGCATATATCCTTTTTTTCTCGGGCGATGTTTTGAATATGGAGCTTGATTTATGAGTATCGTTTTTGATTCTGATTTTGGCATTCTAAAACGTACAATTAAAGATATAGTAAAATCGAAAAGAGAATATTTACGCGTTAATTATGCAATTAATATTGATGATAATAACAGCGCAATTTACAACATTATTGCATCTTCTTTAGCATTAATTGAAGAAGATGCAATTAATGAGCTTAATCTCTTTTTTCTAAAATGAGGCCGAATTGTGCCTATTGGAATGCTATTGAAAGGCACATTTCCCCCCAAAAACACAACTTACAGTGCGGTTAAATCCGCTTTACTTAATCTTAATGGAGTTGAGTACATTAAGATTAAAAGTTCAGCTGGTAAAGCTATAGTATATATTTAATTCTAAAAGAAGGTTTATTAGGCACTAGTAAACTAATATTAGTAATTCTGAATTTAAAGCAAAACTTTGGGAAACATAGAAATTGATGGACTTTAACTCAACCGAACAACGTAAATCCTATAAAATATCACTCGAAAAAAAGAAAATATGTTTATATGAAAGTGAAGTACAAACTTGATCTTAAAAACTATCTCTACTTAAACATAGACTCTCAAATTAGAAACATATATTCTAGGATTATTTCAAATAACTATTCTGATATGGGAATTAGTTTTGAATATCAAGACTTTTTCTCCCTCCTGTTATGAAGTAAAGAGCTCAGGTCTATAGAAATTAAAGCTTGAATTCAAGATGTAGATGTCGAAAATATTTCAACCATTACTGAAAGCGAGAAGATATTGCTATTGATGATGATACACTACTTACTTTTCAATATAACAGATCAATTGCTTATTGACATTGATAGTTGATAAATATGAAAATATCTAATTTTTCAAAGACACTGAAATTCATAAGTTTATACTTACAGAAAATGAGTATGCACAAAAACTGATTAATGGACTTAAGGCCCTTAATTCTAACTTAATCTCCATTTATGCAAAAGAAAATATAAAATCAAGATATATTGCTATCTGGATCTCAAGTCTTATCGATTTTCTATGCACAAACTCAAACTTTACAAAGCATTACAATAAATATCAATAGTGTTATTTTTTTTTTGCGCCATATTGGTACCGATGAATCATTTAGAGTGATTTTTAAAGCGGTTTTGAATGTAGATATTTTAGTTACTACACCGCAAGTGGAGTTATTGATATCTCATTAAAAGGGGCAATAAAAAACAAACCTTACTACATTTATATTTCCTCAAGCACTGCAAAAGGCAAAAAGCCTAAAAAGATACTAATTAGAGAAAAGAAAGCTGGATATGCTGCATCTAAAAACGCTTTGGTATTTAACTCACTTCCTAAAGGCTATGACCATTCAATTTATACTTTTATCAAAAGAATTATTCCCATAGGCAGATTACTAAAAATCAATGATAAAGATGGTCAAAATATTATCACTTTTAACAATTAGGAGACTTAATGTCTAAAGAAGAAGAAAAATTGCTAATTGATGAAGAAGAAATAATTCAAATTAAAGACTTAAATAGAGTAAAGGATGTTAAAAACACCAATCTTTTACTACTTGATGATGAAGTGGCAAACAGCAACGTATTACTTATGAAAACTTTTTAAAAACCACTAAAGATAAGACATTTAAAGGAGAAGGACTAAGCTATTTTAAGAAAGAATTAAGTCTACAATTGCAGAAGAGCTTGCAGCTGATACACGTTTTGTAGAAAAAATTTACAATAAAATAATAGACAAACTAATTAACAATGATTTTACTAATATCGCTAACCTTTTCAGTAAAATTAAATCATAGCTTGCAAATAGTATATCATCAGCAACTCTATCTAAATATGACAATCTTTTGATAATGTCTTCTTCAAATACTATTCAAAAACCCCCCGTTCCTAAACAATTTAATGGCGTTCGATCCAATTTTATACATGGGAGGAGTTTGCCTATGGCTCTACACTTTATTCATATGAATACAAAGATAAAACGATAACTATTAATTTGGACAACTATGGCGATGTAACTCTTGTTTTTTACAAAAGTAGTGATAATGACCCAACTTGCCTTGATATCGATCTTGACATAGAACACTGTCGTGGTTCTACGGATAAAGCATTATATCTAAAGTATGCTAACGAAACTGAAAAAAATATGGTTTATGAGTATAATGGCCCCCGTGGAATATCTATTAGAGTTCCCATGTACAAAAGATCGTATGTTTAAAAAAGAGCCTTGCCGATCAGGAAATGAAATCCCAGTTCTTTTTAAACTATAAACTTTTTTAGCAAAAATTAAAGTTTTGGTATATAATAATACATATAAAAATTAAAATTAAGAATTAAAAAATGGATACTATAAAAATACCCGAGCTTCTTATCAATTATAAACGAAATTAAACTTATAACCGTAATGATTTTTGTAACAGCACTAGTTCCAGGGGTGTTAATTCTTCTCAAACCTTTATTAAAAGACATATTATCCATAGTAATAAGTAAGCTTAATCATATCAAAAAAAGAGATTAAATGATGAAATTATCTAAAGATAATCTTGAACTTGGACTTACATCTATAGCAAAACTTATTGACATATTTTCTAAGTTTGAAGATGAACTTGATCCTATTACACATAAAGGATTTTCTTTAGTTTATGTATTATATACTCATTACACATTAATCTATAAAGAAAATATGGAAAGGATTGATAATTCATTAAGTCCATTAAGTCCATTAATAACTAAAACATTAACTCCAATAAATGAAAAAATCAATGCTTGGTTGACCTAGTTAATTATAATGAAAAAATCTAAAAATATCTAATAATTTAAAATTCAATCGAGAAGGATCCCCCATCTACCAAGAGGGAATACATAATGCAAAATAACACTATTGAATTGGGGCTTAATTTACTATCCAGCTTAACTAACATAGATAAAACTAATACAAAAATAGATCATAATTACATCAATACTTTCAGTAAGGTAATAGATTTTTTCTATAAAACATATATAAGCTCACTAAAAAATCTATGGAAACAGCCCAGTCAATGAAAATATTTGAAAAAATACAAAAAATTTTAAAATACAATATTGAGATAATAGAAGCTATTTCTACTGAGAAAAGTAAAAAAATTATCACTTCACTTAAAGCAAAACGTAACAAAATTATAAAAGAGTATATCAATATTCTTAAAAGAGGTGAAAATGCTTAAAATAATAAAATACTTACTAATTGCTTTACTGCTATGTTATACTACCATTGCTAGCTTGCCAGAAGAACCAAACCCTCCAATTATTCAAACATTAGAGACTTTAGCTAAATATTAGGCACAACTATTAGATTATATTATGTGCATTATAACATTCTTAGCTAAAACAAAAATAAAAGTTAATGACCCAAATTATCCAAAATATACTTATCCCGACTTATCAACACTAAAAGACGAACACGCATAACTTCAATAAAATATAATATCAACATACTTTTAGAGTACATTAATAAAACAAAACCTATAGCGAAAAAAGTTTATAATCAGTATTCTAAGTTAAAAATGTAAATTACAAAAAAGGCTTTCTTGCAAGCAGTTATACTTTTATATTAATCAAATTGGCTTTTACAATAGAAAAAATCTAGATATTAGATTAAAGTAAATTTAATATCTAGATTTTAACATTTTTAATATGAATATTTATTAATCAATTAGTATCTGCCCCTAGAAACCCTATTATTTTATCTATCTGTGATACAGCTTCTTCAGACATTTTGTCACCATGCCCACGAATATGACTTCCCTTGTACGATATAGTTACTCCAACCAATTTTGCTTCTTTCCATATCCTAGTTTTTTCATTATCCTTATTTGAAAGATTTTCAATTGTTTGTTTGGCTGCTTTTAAAGCGGCTAATTTAGCTGCCAATTTATCTTGAAAGGAACTTTGCAACTTTAATAGTTTTTCTTTAAGTTCTGTATTACTTACATCCTTTAAGCTTTCTTTTAATTTATTTATTTTATCTTTATAATCTCTAAATGTGTCACCAGCAGAATCGTTTTTAAGGGTTGAAACATCTGCAATCAATGAATCTATTTGTTTCTTTTCTTCTACGTATGCTTTACAGGCCATTACAAATAACATTGATACAAAAAACAATTTAACTATATTTTTATTTTTCATTAGTTACTCCTATATTTATTAATAATGAAATAAAAGCTAGCACAACATTCAAAAAATATAAATTTCTCAATTAAAATCTTTAAAAATTTTTAAAAATAGGATCTATAATTACAAGAATAAATTTTATTTTTACTCAACATATTGTACTAGAAATAACAAAAAGGAATAAAAATGAAAATTATCAACATATTATTTTGTTTATTTTTACTTATACTAAATAGCTGCACCGCTAATGATCCACATACCCAAGAAACAAAAAGCAGGGGAAAACGTGATTTAAGCCAAAAAGAAGCGCCTCAGGAAAAATCAAAATCCAAAGAAGAACTTCTTAAAGAAAAGCTATCCGATGATCAAAAAACACAACTTGACTGGTTAAAAATAGTTTTAACTGATGCTGGAGAATTCGGTAAATTTTTAGAAAACAATGAAGATAAAATAAAATCAGCGCTTGATCATATAAAAACTGAACTTAATAAATGTACTGGAAATGATGAAGGGAAAAATATCTTTAAAGCTGTAGTTAAAGAATTTTTTACCGGGGAAGAAGATATAGATAAATTTAAAGATCAAGTAATTAGTGCGTGCGGCGGCTAATAATAAGAAAAAGGAATAAGAATGAAAATCATCAATATATTATTTTGTTTGTCTTTGCTCATATTAAACAGCTGTAATACGAATGATAATGACACTTTAAATAACAATACTACCCAGCAAGTAAAAAGTAGAAAAAAGCGTGATTTAAGCCAACAAGAAGAATCACTACAAGAAAAAATTACTTTAACTCCTGAAGAAGAAAAAATGTTTACTTCATTAAAAGCTCTGTTTACATACACGGTTGAAAAACTATACGATCATATGCAAGAATGTAGTAATGGAAACAAGAACAAATGCAAAGATAAATGTAATAATTTCTTCAATTGGCTTTCAAAAGATTCTAAAAAACAAAAAGAATTAGCTAAAGCCTTTACTAAAGTTTTTAACTTCTTAGAATCTAAAAGAAAGTCAAAAGCAAATAATGAAGACTTTGATACTTATATTAAAGGAGCTATTGACAAAAATAGTGGTAATAATAACAAATACGGAAACGGGAGTGATAACGAAATACGGCAATATTTCAAAGGTGTAGCCGATATTACATTTTCTCATACAAATAGCAATGATGAGATTTATAAGTGCCTTAAAGAAGAACTTTTAAAAGAAAATAGTCATTATGCCAGCCTTACATCCTGGAAGCAATGATTAAAAATTAAATAAATTCTTAAGGGTCTTTAAAGAACTTAATATATCCCTTATAGTAAGCCCCCAAATAGGGGGCTTACTATGTAAACATATTGCTATGATGCAAATATATAATTAAATTATCTTTCTCCTTTTAACATGCAAAAGAATTTTAATATACTTGTACCATACAAGCGCTGCTTATCCGACATAAATACTTTAAGTTTATTTAGATCATCCAATCTATTAGTTTTATTGAAATGATATTTTATAAGGCTTGCCCAATATTCTATGTTCTTAAGCTCAGAATTCTTTTCAAAAGATCGGATAAAGCATTCTCATTATCAATACATATTACCCGAACAAGAGCATTTATATTGTTCTTTTCTTTGCCTTTATTTACTCAATTTTTTATGTTAAACAGCGCATCTCTAAAAATTTCATAGCAATAAACTTGCCGGTTTTCAACTTTTTATTAAAGTTTTTTCGTTGATTTTGATTTATGTCTTTTTTTTATTCTTGATTAACACTGCCCTGTTTGCTAGGCATAGAATTTTCATTTTCATAATTATTATAAATAGGCGCTACATCAGTATCCACTTCACTTTCTATATTAAGATATGAAACTAAAACGTATCTTTTAAAATAAAAAATGGATGCTCCAACTAGTTGGAGCAATGTATTTACACTTTTAGAGCCATTTTCATTATTCTATTGCAAATTTTCAGTAAGAATTGGTGTATTAAATGAATCTCTATATCCACTGCTGGTGCTGTAAAATGTAGTTCTAACAACATGAAGTGCCCTTTTGCCCCCTCTACAATCGTAAAAGTTGGAAATTGACCAAAATCAAGCTCCAAATTATGCTTGTCAACAACCTTTTAATTTCTCTTACTATTTCGTTGAAATTCTGATACTTATACCCATATCCTTTAAGATTTTTATCAATCCTTGCTAAATTCATTCTTAGGGTTTTAATATCCTTTATAAAGTTAATTTCCGCCTGTATATTTTCTTGTGGATTATTGTTTTTTGAAAGATTTTTCATCTTTTTACTCCTGTTTTGAATTTATAAATATAAATATAACAAAAACTATTTTTGTCAAGTTTTTAGAAAAATTTTTACAAAAATTTAAGGTTTAGCTAGTCCTTTATTCGAAAATCTAGCTAAACCTTATTCTTATTTTTTAGGATTATTCGATAAGAATACAATTATATTGTACATAAATATACATCAATAACAACTTTTGTCAGGCTTTCTAGAAAAGTTTATGTAAAAAAATAGGGTTTAGCTAAATTTTCTATTATCTACTAAAAAACTTAGTTAAACCCTAATTTTCATTTATTTGCAAATTCAAAACAGGTAGTCAAAACTGAAAAATGTTTAAAGAACTACGCTGTTTGTAGTGTAGCTCAATTTAAAATTAAAATCAATTTATCTTTTTCCCAAATTATAAAAAGTGTATTAATTTAACAAAATTAATAATTAAATTTAATATTTTTTTTAGAAAAGTATTTACTTTTAAATCAAAATTTTGCATTATAATAATAATTATTAATAATTCAAAACAGGAGTAAAAAGATGAAAAATCTTTCAAAAAAGAATACAAAAAGTCCAACTTGCCACAATAAGCTACAACATAAATTAATAGTTCTTATCTCAACACTAAAGTACATAAACAAAAAACATAAGAAATACACACAAAAAAACATACTCTATTATTTTAATGAAAATTTAAAAAGAAATGGTCAACCAACTGTTAAACTAAAAACAATGCAAAATTATCTTTATAAATTAGAAAAAGATATAAAAGTAACAACTAATTATCACAAACACTTAGGAGTAAATCTTGGGACTGAAATATACTATCAACTTAATTATTCTAAAAAAGAATGTTACCAGAAAATAAACAAATACTTTCAAGAAAAAAAACTTTCAAGATTTCAAAAAAGAGCTGAAAGGGGGATTAAAGACAAATTAAATAAAAACGGGAATGTAGATTTTAAGGAGTGTTTTAATAATAATAATAATAATATAAAAAAAGAAGAGAAAAGTGATCCAAAAATAGAAAAATATAAATTAAAAAATTACTACAATAAATGTAACTTTAAGTCAAAAGCAACTCTTTCTATTCTAAATCTAGATATTAATGAAGATACAATGTTTAAAGTATTCAAAAT
The window above is part of the Borrelia maritima genome. Proteins encoded here:
- a CDS encoding DUF276 domain-containing protein (DUF276 is restricted to Borreliella and related spirochetes.), which gives rise to MKVKYKLDLKNYLYLNIDSQIRNIYSRIISNNYSDMGISFEYQDFFSLLL
- a CDS encoding Mlp family lipoprotein — its product is MKIINILFCLFLLILNSCTANDPHTQETKSRGKRDLSQKEAPQEKSKSKEELLKEKLSDDQKTQLDWLKIVLTDAGEFGKFLENNEDKIKSALDHIKTELNKCTGNDEGKNIFKAVVKEFFTGEEDIDKFKDQVISACGG
- a CDS encoding Mlp family lipoprotein yields the protein MKIINILFCLSLLILNSCNTNDNDTLNNNTTQQVKSRKKRDLSQQEESLQEKITLTPEEEKMFTSLKALFTYTVEKLYDHMQECSNGNKNKCKDKCNNFFNWLSKDSKKQKELAKAFTKVFNFLESKRKSKANNEDFDTYIKGAIDKNSGNNNKYGNGSDNEIRQYFKGVADITFSHTNSNDEIYKCLKEELLKENSHYASLTSWKQ
- the revA gene encoding fibronectin-binding protein RevA, encoding MKNKNIVKLFFVSMLFVMACKAYVEEKKQIDSLIADVSTLKNDSAGDTFRDYKDKINKLKESLKDVSNTELKEKLLKLQSSFQDKLAAKLAALKAAKQTIENLSNKDNEKTRIWKEAKLVGVTISYKGSHIRGHGDKMSEEAVSQIDKIIGFLGADTN
- a CDS encoding plasmid maintenance protein, yielding MKNLSKKNTKSPTCHNKLQHKLIVLISTLKYINKKHKKYTQKNILYYFNENLKRNGQPTVKLKTMQNYLYKLEKDIKVTTNYHKHLGVNLGTEIYYQLNYSKKECYQKINKYFQEKKLSRFQKRAERGIKDKLNKNGNVDFKECFNNNNNNIKKEEKSDPKIEKYKLKNYYNKCNFKSKATLSILNLDINEDTMFKVFKIVKRAELDLIKDKNIYSNKSCFKEKQNKLKEILMNIQKELEKNGYKTEQLKTNFQKIYENYKYKPHFIIENHKYNDLNNIKRKLKKSIEIKKEYSQQNCQNLKINIFNILIEQLKKEEKIKVIKPIIKKYLNNKKIIEYNKVFGTYYSELLELIKNQKNSLTKEEFNKKAV
- a CDS encoding BlyA family holin, coding for MIFVTALVPGVLILLKPLLKDILSIVISKLNHIKKRD
- a CDS encoding anti-CBASS Acb1 family protein, with the translated sequence MFACIISYRFHGIEYVLVKTKNRLLDLEAPCNIELPIGFEYLDCESVRDLGIDFVYITYRVKTNNKGNSYDTIKIHKGRLIIYENFDFILKRHVPCYT